The Synergistaceae bacterium genome includes the window CAAAAATTTCTATAGGTCATACAGCCTGCGATTATAATATTGCTGATAAAGCATTCAAGCTCGGAGCCGAACACGTTACGCACTTATATAATGCAATGAACGGAATTAATCACAGAGAACCCGGCCCGGTGATTTCAGCACTCGAAAATAAAAACGTAATGATCGAGTTAATTTGCGACGGGATTCACGTTGACCCGGCTGTAATGCGAATGACTCTAAAACTTTTCGGCGATGATAGAGTTATATTCATAAGCGACTCAATGGAAGCTGCAGGAATGCCGGACGGAGTTTATGAACTGGGCGGGCAGAAAGTTATAAAAAATGGCGATAAGGCACTATTACAGGATAATAAAACAATTGCGGGAAGTGTTACGAGTTTGACTCAAGGAATGATCAAGGCAGCAAAATTTATGAATATCAAACTAGAAAGCGCGGTAAAATGTTCAGCCGTGAATCCTGCTAAAGCTATAAATCTTGACGCGGGAATAATAGCACCGGGCAAGCTAGCAAATTTTTTCGCACTCGACAAAGATTTTAATATCAAATGGGTAATGAATCGCGGGATAATTATTTAATAATAAATTCCCAGTCTGAATCTCTTAAGCAAGACTCAAACTGGGAGAATCTTATTTTATTATTGCAAGAGAAATATTATCACCGATCGGCATTTTATGAAGTTTTGCGCCGAGTTCGAACTCAAAATCTTTTACTGCCTGCTCAACATTTGGATATGCATCGCTGAAATAATCATGAATGAGAATAATTCCGCCATTAGACATTAACGGATAAAAGAATCTCAATCCCTGCAAAGTAGGCTCGTATAAATCCATATCAAGATTTACAAATGCGAACGAGTCATTAATTCCCTGCGCAGTATCTGGGAATCTTCCGACTTTGAGAATTATATTATCTTGATTGGGCATTTTGGCGAGGACTTCAGAAATATTTACATTTTTCATATAGTCAGCTGAAGTCATTGACTCTTTTTGTTCTCGTGAAATATCATAATCAGTGAAGCCGTCAAATGTATCGAATAAATAACACTTTCTATCAGGAAAATTTTTATTGATGTGTTTTGCAAAATCTCCCTTATAAACTCCGGCCTCTGCTACTGAACCGCAAATATTTTCTTTATAGACTCTTTCGGCGAATCTCTGAAGGAATAATATACGCGCTTGCATGAGAATTTGCACAAAGGTTTTATTAATTCTATGTTCAGGAATTCCTAAATTTTTTAGCTGTTCAGAAACTTCATCAAAACCCATTGACGTGCCTAGAATAACAACAACATCATCAAGTGATTTCAATATTTCAGGTGAGCGGACTTCTAAACCTAGTACCCCCCCCCCCCCCTGCGTATTTTGTCGTATCATTGTCCACGAAACATAGCACATCGTAATAATTTTTTGCCATGTTATAGACATGTCTTCCAGTGCTGCCAACTCCCCAGCAAATAGCTTTCTGCAATTTTTTGACCTCCTATAAAATTATTAATAAATCCCCGCCCGATATATTTTCAGACTCAGACGGGGAATAAATTTTTATGCTGATTTCTGCAATACTTCTATACTTTCTCCGGTCTTAATGCACTTGGCCGGACATTTCGCCGCACATCTTCCGCACTTAATGCACTTGGATTGATCTATTACGGCTAAATTATTATTTATCTCTATAGCTTGAGCAGGGCAAATCTTAGCACATACTCCGCAGCCTATACAGCCAGCACTGCAAACACTTTTTACTGCCGGGCCCTTCCAGTGTGAATTACAAGCTACAATAATATCTGCTGTAACAGGCTCAAGACACAACATAGCTTTAGGGCATGCCTCAACACAAGCTCCGCAGCCTACACATTTTTTAATATTGACTTTAGGGAGACCGTCTTCACCCATTGAGAGCGCGCCGAACTGACAGACTTTAACACAAGTTCCCAGCCCTACACAGCCAAACGGGCAGGCATTCGGAGATCCCCCGGGAATTGTTACAGCCGAGCGGCAGTCGTTAATCCCTTCATAGACTAATTGACGCGGTGAACACTCTTTTGTGCCTTTGCAGCGTAAAAACGCTCTTAACGGTACAGACTCGCCCGCAGCAACTCCCATGATGGCCGCAATTTTTTCTGTTACTGCAGCTCCGCCGACCGAGCATTTATTTACCGGCGCACCCTCGTTAACGACTCCTGAAGCGTACCCATCACAGCCCGGATAACCGCAGCCCCCGCAATTTGCCCCCGGTAATGCCGCACGAATTAAGCCGATTCTCTCGTCCTGATGTACTCTGAAGACTATAGAAGCTACAGCAAGAAGGACTCCAAAGATTCCGCCCATTATTCCCATTAAAGCAAGAGGTGCAATCATTACGTGTGAAATATTCATATTTATATAAGCCTCCCTACTTTATTTTATTATTCCGGTGAATCCCATAAAAGCTATTGACATTAACCCAGCTGTAATTAACGCCATCGGGAGTCCCTTAAGAGCTGCCGGCATTCCCTCATTCTCTTCTATGCGTTCACGAATTCCAGCCATTAAAGAAATCGCAAGCAAGAATCCCAGTGACGAACCTAACGCGTTTACAAGTGATGCCGCCAAACCGTAGCCCTCATTCATGTTTAAGACTGCTACACCGAGAACTGCGCAATTTGTAGTAATCAAAGGCAAAAAGATTCCCAGTGATTTATACAGAGTCGGATTTAATTTCTTTAATGCAAGCTCAACAAATTGAACTAGGGCAGCAATTACTAATATAAATGAAAGTGTATATAAATATTCAAGATGTAGGGGAACTAGCAAATAATTATAAGTCAGCCATGTCATTAACGACGCAAGCACGATAACGAACACAACAGCCGCGCCCATTCCCTGAGCAGTCTTCAATTTCGAGCTAACACCCATAAACGGACAGCAGCCGAGAAAGCGAGACAATAATATATTATGCACAAATATAGAGCTCAAGAATAACAAAAATAGTTCTGTCATAGTCATAATTATTTCGCCTCACATTCTAGTTTCTCGGATTCAGACTTCCCGCAGAATTTCGCCATTGCGCAGCAGCCGCAGCCGCTCGCCTCAGCAGGTGCCGCCCCGATTCCCTTTGCCCGTGCCTGAATAGCCTTAAATGCCGCCATACAACAGCCAAGAACTATAAAGCCGCCCGGTGCAAGTACTATTAACATAGCAGGCTCAAAGCTCACTACAGGATTCCCGAACCATGTCCCCGCGCCTAAAATTTCACGGATTGATCCAAGAAACATTAACGCAATCGTAAAGCCGAGTCCCATTCCTACACCGTCAAGAATTGAAGCGAATACCCCGTTTTTTGACGCAAAAGCCTCCGCTCGTGCAAGAATTATACAATTTACGACAATTAACGGAATAAATATTCCCAGCGATTTATTTAACTCTGGCGCAAATCCCTTCATTAAGAATTCTATAACTGTAACAAATCCTGCTATGACGACTATAAAAATGGGAATTCTTACTTCATCAGGCACTATCTTGCGCAATAAAGAAATTACAGCATTTGACGCAATTAATACAAAAGTTGCTGCGATTCCCATTCCGAGCCCGTTTGCTACACTCGTAGTAACTGCCAAAGTAGGACAAAGCCCTATACACTGCACAAAGGTCGGATTATCTGAGAGAATCCCATTTGTAATTATTCTAAAATTGCTCCGGCTCAATTTATTCTACCCCCTTCAAATTAGCATTCCAGTATTCGACAGCGGCATTTACTCCGGTTGTTACTGCATTTGATGTTATAGTTGCTCCGGAAATTGCGGCGATCTCGTCGGGATTACTTGCTGAACCTTTAACGACTTTTAACGGGAATGATGATTTATTATTAAATTGTCCGTAAAATTCCGGCTCTGTTGACTTTGCACCGAGTCCCGGAGTCTCTGAATGATTCAAAATATTTATTGCTTTAACTTGGCCGTCTTTAGTGACTCCGACGATATAATTAATTATTCCGCCGTAACCCTTTGAATTTATTGATAGACACCAGCCGACAAGCCCGGACTCGTTTTCTGCTTTGAAGACTGACTCGACAAATTCATTTGATTTAACTTCATAGTCAGAAAAATTCTTACCGTCGGGCATAACATTTTGAAATGCTGCGTTTCTTGCTGCTAGTTCCGTCTGCTTTATGGCCTGCTCCGTGAAATTCTGAACGAGTCCCAGTATTAACCCAGTAACAGCAGTAACCGCTAATAAAGTCCCGCCTAAATGTATAGCTTTCTTCATTACATCGCCGAATGATACAGAGTCATTTATTTTTTCAGACATGATTATTTGCCTCCCATTCTCTTGAAGAAATTGCTTTTAGGCGCACCCAGTACTACAGGAGCTGTATATTTGTCGATTAAGGGCACAGCTATATTCATTATCAAAATTGAGTAAGAAACTCCTTCAGGATAACCGCCGAACGTTCTTATTAAGGCAGTCAGCAAACCGCACCCGAAAGCGTAAATATATTGTCCCTTTGCCGTCATCGGTGAAGTTGTATAATCAGTTGCCATGAAAAACGCTCCGATTAATAAACCGCCTGTTACGATTTCATATGAAGGGTAAAAGCCGCCGCCGTGATTGAATAATCCCGCTAAAATTGCAGTAGTCGCGATATATACAACGGGGATTCGCCATGAGATTACTTCTTCCCAGATTAAATAAATTCCGCCGAGAATTAATAATATTGAACTCGTCTCACCTATACAGCCGCCCATGTTGCCGGCCAGCATATTCCAGCATGAAGGAAGATTTGCTACACTCCCGGCCTTCATTGCAGCTAAAGGAGTCGCCCCTGAAATTCCCTGCACTGTCCACGTAGTCATAGCAGTAGGCCAAGAAATTAACATCATTGCTCGTGCAGCTAGTGCAGGATTTACGATATTACAACCTATTCCGCCGTAAAATTCTTTAACGATTATGATCGCAAAGACACTCCCGCAAATCGCCATCCAAATCGGAATAGTAGGCGGCAAATTATAAGCAAGCAATAAGCCTGTTACTACGGCCGATAAATCATTTATAGTGCTTTTACGGTGCATTATAAATTTATCCCATATGAATTCACTTAAGACACAAGCAATTATGCAGGCTGCTATTACTGCGAGAGATCTTAGGCCAAGAAAATATATTCCCGTTATTCCCGCTGGTATGAGCGCAGATATTACCATGCACATAATTTTGCGTGTACTAAACTCTGAATGCACATGAGGTGAAGAAGATACTACAAGTTTTGCCATGATATTATTTCGCCTCCTGTTTTTCCTGTTTTGCTTTGGCTGCGGCGGCTGCTTTACGTCTCATTGCGGTAACTGCTGCTTTACCGTCTTTACAGCTTTGAGTCAAATGTCTTGACGCCGGACATGCATATGCACAACACCCGCACTCTATACAGTTCATGCCGTTATGAGCCTCAAAAGTTTCATAATCTCTGCGTCTGACTGCGTGATCTAAAAACGTGGGCTCTAAGTGCATAGGGCAGGCCTCAACACATTTTGCGCACCTGATACAGGCTGACTCTTCAGCAAGATACGCTAATTTCTTAGTGAGTGCGAGAATTCCCGACGTGCCTTTAACAACGGGGACATCTATAGAACGCATTGCAAGTCCCATCATAGGCCCGCCAGCAAGAATCTTAACGGGTTCAGCCTTGAATCCTCCGCAGTAATTAGTAAGTTCACGAATACAGAGTCCTAAAGGTACCTGCAAATTTTTAGGCTCGCTTATTGCGTCTCCTGTTACAGAAATTACGCGCTCGGTCAGCGGCTTCCCTTCTTCGATTGCCTTGCATATCTGCCAAGTTGTCCGAGTGTTAAGAATTATGCAGCCTACATCAGCAGGCAAGGCAGGAACTACGGGAATTTCTTGACCAGTTACAGAATAAATTAACATTTTTTCCGCGCCCTGAGGATATTTAACTTTGTGAGGCATGACTTTAATACGCGGGTTATTATTGTGTTCACTCATGATTTTAATAGCTTCGGGCTTGTTATTCTCGATTGCTATGATTCCCTGAGCTTCCGGGAATATCTCAAGGGCATAACCGAGTCCGCGTATAATCTCATCGGGCGACTCAATCATTAGGCGGTTATCACAGCTTAAATATGGCTCACACTCGGCAGCATTCACTATGACCCATTTAATAACTTTTCCGGGCGGAGGCGATAATTTTACGTGAGTCGGGAAGCAAGCTCCACCGAGTCCGACAATTCCGGCCGAACGAATCAATTTCACGTATTCACTGGGAGCCGGCTTGTGTCCTAACTCGTCAAGTAAAGACGGCGCAGGAGTATACTTCCCGTCGCTTGTGATTACTATACAATTTTCAATACTTCCTGATACTGTCATGTGCGGTGCGATTTCTTTTACGACTCCGGAAACAGCCGAGAAAATCGGAGCTGATACAAATGCATCAGAGTCAGCAATTTTTTGTCCCGCTTTGACCTCATCACCCTTAGCCACGATTGGAGCACAGGGCGCGCCGATATGCTGAGATAAAGGATAAACAAAATCACGCGAGTCTTCAGGCCGTAAAATTTCTATTGCCTTATTCTCCGTATATGCCTTACCTTCAGGCGGATGGACTCCCCCTAAAAAACTTGGCAGGTTCATATTAATATAAACACTCCCCTCAAAATATGAAAAAATTTATTAAATATGATTTTACTGTATTATAGCTTATATTTACACAAAAAATTTTCTGCTTTTCGTGTTTTATTTTTATTATCGTGTAAAATATTTCTAGTGATTTATTAATTTATTCTTGATTAGATTCACGCATTTATGAAATTTTTAGCAGCTGATAAAATTTTATAGCAATTACAAATATATACTTTCACGAGATATTTTGCTGATAAATATATATGCTCATATTTGCGCGAATGATAACAATAATAATTAATGTGATTTATATTATCTTCATGGTAAAATATCACTTTGCTTACAAAAATTGTAGGAGTTGAATTATCAAATGGTAACAATTAGAGATGTAGCACGGCTTGCAGGGGTGTCTGTTGCTACTGTTTCTATAGTAATGAACAATAAATCCAAGGAGCGTTCTATACCTGAATCGACTCAGGAAAGAATCAAAGATGCAATGCGTGAACTCGGTTATCAGCCAAATTTAAGCGCGCGCCGTCTTCGTTCAAAATATAAGCAGTCCCCTGTAATTGCTTTATTCTGGCCGCTTGATTTTCGAGTCAATTTGCTTGCGAGTTTAATTAATTCTTTATCACATGAGATAAAATCTTCAGGCTTTGATTGCGAACTCGTAATACAGTCTTATGAGTCCGGGAATCTTGAAGCATTTGACGACGATTTGACAAAACGGGGCTATAACGGCGTAATAATAGGCGCGTGCACTGAAGACGATATAAAGCATTTAGAGACAATGAGTCTATTAATGCCGGTCGTGTTAATTAATCGCGAATCTGAAAAATTTTCGACTGTATCAATCGATAATGACTCGCTCGGAAAAATGGCAGCTCGTGAATTTGTCAGAAAGGGAATTCACTCAGCCGGAGTCTTTGCGTCAAATAACGGCTATTTATCGTCAAATTTGAGGGTAGCGGCTTTCTTGAAACAATGCAAATATTACGGTGTCAATGTCGAATACGAGAATATTATCAGGAATGAAAGCACACTAGACGGCGGATATTACATTGCGGCGGATTACTGCGAACTCAAGAATAAACCGAAAGCAGTATTTTGTGATTCTGACTCTATTGCTGTAGGAGCTTTGAAGGCCTTTCACGATTTGAATGTAAATGTGCCTAAAAATTTAGAGATTCTCACAATAGATTTAAACTCGTCGGGAATAAGCGCGTATTCTTTGCCGTCATTAAGTGTTATAGAGCTGCCAAATGACGAAATAGCACGCAATATAATTAAAATCTTGAGTAAAAAAATTTCTGCGGGGTCATTTACTCCGGAACATGCACTAATTCAGCCGAGATTGATTCTCCGTGAAAGTTTTGCATAATTAATAACAGGACAGGCTCATTTTTCCGAGTCTGCCCTGAAAATTTCTATTAAATCACTCAAATTCATAGCGAGAAAGAATTTATTTTGCTGCCACTTAAGCCCCGTTTTGCCTGAGATAAAATCTTGAAAATTTTTTAGTTCGGGGGGTGCTAGACTGGCTTTATTAATCATGCATAAACTATCGCGAGCAGTGAATATATAAAAATTTTTCTCGTCATGAATTAACTTGTGCAAATCTTTGTAATAAATTTTCATGCTGCCTTCACCTGAAATATTTATAAACTCGTCGAGAAATTCATATTTCATAACAGGAAATTTTTTGCGGGCCTGTAAAACTTTATCGGCCGTTGCTTGAGCTGGGAAGTCAGGAGTCGACACCAGCCACGCTCCGACTAATAATAATAAGCCTTTCGCC containing:
- the nagA gene encoding N-acetylglucosamine-6-phosphate deacetylase → MQNYIITNGFIFRPDCNFHTGDLYTSSEFITGESNSDAKIIDAQDLYIIPGLTDIHFHGCKGHDFCDGTIESLKAITEYQNSIGVANICPASMTLPENELTRIMKNAAKFHETCPALVGINLEGPFISRAKMGAQNPSYIIRPDSKMLARLQSSANNLIKFAVIAPEVDGAFDFINESKNIAKISIGHTACDYNIADKAFKLGAEHVTHLYNAMNGINHREPGPVISALENKNVMIELICDGIHVDPAVMRMTLKLFGDDRVIFISDSMEAAGMPDGVYELGGQKVIKNGDKALLQDNKTIAGSVTSLTQGMIKAAKFMNIKLESAVKCSAVNPAKAINLDAGIIAPGKLANFFALDKDFNIKWVMNRGIII
- a CDS encoding class I SAM-dependent methyltransferase — its product is MAALEDMSITWQKIITMCYVSWTMIRQNTQGGGGVLGLEVRSPEILKSLDDVVVILGTSMGFDEVSEQLKNLGIPEHRINKTFVQILMQARILFLQRFAERVYKENICGSVAEAGVYKGDFAKHINKNFPDRKCYLFDTFDGFTDYDISREQKESMTSADYMKNVNISEVLAKMPNQDNIILKVGRFPDTAQGINDSFAFVNLDMDLYEPTLQGLRFFYPLMSNGGIILIHDYFSDAYPNVEQAVKDFEFELGAKLHKMPIGDNISLAIIK
- a CDS encoding RnfABCDGE type electron transport complex subunit B; this translates as MNISHVMIAPLALMGIMGGIFGVLLAVASIVFRVHQDERIGLIRAALPGANCGGCGYPGCDGYASGVVNEGAPVNKCSVGGAAVTEKIAAIMGVAAGESVPLRAFLRCKGTKECSPRQLVYEGINDCRSAVTIPGGSPNACPFGCVGLGTCVKVCQFGALSMGEDGLPKVNIKKCVGCGACVEACPKAMLCLEPVTADIIVACNSHWKGPAVKSVCSAGCIGCGVCAKICPAQAIEINNNLAVIDQSKCIKCGRCAAKCPAKCIKTGESIEVLQKSA
- a CDS encoding RnfABCDGE type electron transport complex subunit A, which codes for MTELFLLFLSSIFVHNILLSRFLGCCPFMGVSSKLKTAQGMGAAVVFVIVLASLMTWLTYNYLLVPLHLEYLYTLSFILVIAALVQFVELALKKLNPTLYKSLGIFLPLITTNCAVLGVAVLNMNEGYGLAASLVNALGSSLGFLLAISLMAGIRERIEENEGMPAALKGLPMALITAGLMSIAFMGFTGIIK
- a CDS encoding electron transport complex subunit E, which translates into the protein MSRSNFRIITNGILSDNPTFVQCIGLCPTLAVTTSVANGLGMGIAATFVLIASNAVISLLRKIVPDEVRIPIFIVVIAGFVTVIEFLMKGFAPELNKSLGIFIPLIVVNCIILARAEAFASKNGVFASILDGVGMGLGFTIALMFLGSIREILGAGTWFGNPVVSFEPAMLIVLAPGGFIVLGCCMAAFKAIQARAKGIGAAPAEASGCGCCAMAKFCGKSESEKLECEAK
- a CDS encoding RnfABCDGE type electron transport complex subunit G, whose product is MSEKINDSVSFGDVMKKAIHLGGTLLAVTAVTGLILGLVQNFTEQAIKQTELAARNAAFQNVMPDGKNFSDYEVKSNEFVESVFKAENESGLVGWCLSINSKGYGGIINYIVGVTKDGQVKAINILNHSETPGLGAKSTEPEFYGQFNNKSSFPLKVVKGSASNPDEIAAISGATITSNAVTTGVNAAVEYWNANLKGVE
- a CDS encoding RnfABCDGE type electron transport complex subunit D, giving the protein MAKLVVSSSPHVHSEFSTRKIMCMVISALIPAGITGIYFLGLRSLAVIAACIIACVLSEFIWDKFIMHRKSTINDLSAVVTGLLLAYNLPPTIPIWMAICGSVFAIIIVKEFYGGIGCNIVNPALAARAMMLISWPTAMTTWTVQGISGATPLAAMKAGSVANLPSCWNMLAGNMGGCIGETSSILLILGGIYLIWEEVISWRIPVVYIATTAILAGLFNHGGGFYPSYEIVTGGLLIGAFFMATDYTTSPMTAKGQYIYAFGCGLLTALIRTFGGYPEGVSYSILIMNIAVPLIDKYTAPVVLGAPKSNFFKRMGGK
- the rsxC gene encoding electron transport complex subunit RsxC, translating into MNLPSFLGGVHPPEGKAYTENKAIEILRPEDSRDFVYPLSQHIGAPCAPIVAKGDEVKAGQKIADSDAFVSAPIFSAVSGVVKEIAPHMTVSGSIENCIVITSDGKYTPAPSLLDELGHKPAPSEYVKLIRSAGIVGLGGACFPTHVKLSPPPGKVIKWVIVNAAECEPYLSCDNRLMIESPDEIIRGLGYALEIFPEAQGIIAIENNKPEAIKIMSEHNNNPRIKVMPHKVKYPQGAEKMLIYSVTGQEIPVVPALPADVGCIILNTRTTWQICKAIEEGKPLTERVISVTGDAISEPKNLQVPLGLCIRELTNYCGGFKAEPVKILAGGPMMGLAMRSIDVPVVKGTSGILALTKKLAYLAEESACIRCAKCVEACPMHLEPTFLDHAVRRRDYETFEAHNGMNCIECGCCAYACPASRHLTQSCKDGKAAVTAMRRKAAAAAKAKQEKQEAK
- a CDS encoding LacI family DNA-binding transcriptional regulator → MVTIRDVARLAGVSVATVSIVMNNKSKERSIPESTQERIKDAMRELGYQPNLSARRLRSKYKQSPVIALFWPLDFRVNLLASLINSLSHEIKSSGFDCELVIQSYESGNLEAFDDDLTKRGYNGVIIGACTEDDIKHLETMSLLMPVVLINRESEKFSTVSIDNDSLGKMAAREFVRKGIHSAGVFASNNGYLSSNLRVAAFLKQCKYYGVNVEYENIIRNESTLDGGYYIAADYCELKNKPKAVFCDSDSIAVGALKAFHDLNVNVPKNLEILTIDLNSSGISAYSLPSLSVIELPNDEIARNIIKILSKKISAGSFTPEHALIQPRLILRESFA
- a CDS encoding YcxB family protein; amino-acid sequence: MSSCFYRANIEHDSKTIQDLYRTNYYTYYKARIILRFCAGLFMIIICVAANIALWAKGLLLLVGAWLVSTPDFPAQATADKVLQARKKFPVMKYEFLDEFINISGEGSMKIYYKDLHKLIHDEKNFYIFTARDSLCMINKASLAPPELKNFQDFISGKTGLKWQQNKFFLAMNLSDLIEIFRADSEK